The Lycium barbarum isolate Lr01 chromosome 12, ASM1917538v2, whole genome shotgun sequence genome includes a region encoding these proteins:
- the LOC132623717 gene encoding probable leucine-rich repeat receptor-like protein kinase At5g49770 isoform X2 — MSRTLAAIVGGAAGAVALVVIVLVILCFCIFHKRTISRTSETGSSDPSVQVGKTAGVELTLRDARRFRIEELSSATKGFSDKSLIGQGKFGEVYKGLLHDGMLVAIKRRSAGPSHEFIDEVRYLSSIQHRNLVTLLGYCQENDQQILVYEYIPNGSVSIHLYGGGHVTQEKLEFKHRLSIALGAAKGLAHLHSLSPRLIHKDFKTGNVLVDENFIAKVADAGVRNFLGRFEVAGPSSQVAADEIFLAAEVREFRRFSEKSDAYSFGIFLLELVSGREAMDLLSSDLNVENYQDSGNISAIIDQRLGNSFTTEGMEEFMQLTVRCVDPSSERRPTMSYVVMELDRILEKEMSLTTIMGEGTPVVTLGSQLFRASK, encoded by the exons ATGTCAAGGACTCTTGCAGCAATTGTAGGAGGTGCTGCAGGAGCCGTGGCATTAGTGGTGATTGTCCTTGTCATTTTATGCTTCTGTATTTTTCATAAAAGGACCATTTCAAGAACTTCTGAGACAGGATCTTCTGATCCATCTGTTCAAG TTGGAAAAACTGCTGGGGTTGAATTGACCTTACGAGATGCCAGACGCTTCCGGATAGAAGAATTGTCTTCCGCGACAAAAGGTTTTAGTGACAAGAGTTTGATTGGCCAAGGAAAATTTGGGGAGGTGTACAAGGGATTGCTTCATGATGGTATGCTTGTAGCAATAAAAAGGCGATCTGCTGGCCCTAGTCACGAGTTTATTGATGAG GTTCGCTATCTCTCATCTATTCAGCACCGGAACTTAGTCACCCTCTTAGGATACTGCCAGGAAAATGATCAGCAGATTCTTGTCTATGAGTACATACCGAATGGAAGTGTATCCATTCACTTATATG GCGGCGGTCATGTTACACAAGAGAAGCTAGAGTTCAAGCATAGGCTTTCTATAGCTCTAGGGGCAGCTAAAG GTCTTGCTCATCTTCACTCACTAAGTCCCCGCTTGATTCATAAAGACTTTAAGACAGGAAatgttcttgtggatgaaaaTTTCATAGCTAAAGTTGCAGATGCGGGAGTACGCAATTTTCTTGGAAGATTTGAGGTTGCAGGTCCATCTTCTCAAGTGGCTGCTGATGAAATATTTCTTGCTGCAGA GGTTAGAGAGTTCCGACGATTTTCTGAGAAAAGCGATGCCTACAGTTTTGGTATATTTCTCCTGGAGCTAGTTAGCGGCCGTGAAGCAATGGATTTGCTATCTTCCGATTTGAAT GTGGAGAATTATCAAGATTCTGGAAACATATCTGCCATCATTGATCAAAGATTGGGTAATAGCTTCACCACAGAAGGCATGGAAGAGTTCATGCAATTGACTGTCCGGTGCGTGGACCCTTCGAGTGAAAGGCGGCCTACCATGAGTTATGTGGTGATGGAACTGGATCGGATACTGGAGAAAGAAATGAGCTTGACAACAATCATGGGAGAAGGAACTCCAGTTGTGACTCTCGGAAGCCAACTTTTTCGGGCTTCAAAATAA
- the LOC132623717 gene encoding proline-rich receptor-like protein kinase PERK1 isoform X3: MKFALILIHSSSNSVGKTAGVELTLRDARRFRIEELSSATKGFSDKSLIGQGKFGEVYKGLLHDGMLVAIKRRSAGPSHEFIDEVRYLSSIQHRNLVTLLGYCQENDQQILVYEYIPNGSVSIHLYGGGHVTQEKLEFKHRLSIALGAAKGLAHLHSLSPRLIHKDFKTGNVLVDENFIAKVADAGVRNFLGRFEVAGPSSQVAADEIFLAAEVREFRRFSEKSDAYSFGIFLLELVSGREAMDLLSSDLNVNIVEWVENYQDSGNISAIIDQRLGNSFTTEGMEEFMQLTVRCVDPSSERRPTMSYVVMELDRILEKEMSLTTIMGEGTPVVTLGSQLFRASK, translated from the exons ATGAAGTTTGCACTCATCTTAATCCATTCTTCTTCCAACTCAG TTGGAAAAACTGCTGGGGTTGAATTGACCTTACGAGATGCCAGACGCTTCCGGATAGAAGAATTGTCTTCCGCGACAAAAGGTTTTAGTGACAAGAGTTTGATTGGCCAAGGAAAATTTGGGGAGGTGTACAAGGGATTGCTTCATGATGGTATGCTTGTAGCAATAAAAAGGCGATCTGCTGGCCCTAGTCACGAGTTTATTGATGAG GTTCGCTATCTCTCATCTATTCAGCACCGGAACTTAGTCACCCTCTTAGGATACTGCCAGGAAAATGATCAGCAGATTCTTGTCTATGAGTACATACCGAATGGAAGTGTATCCATTCACTTATATG GCGGCGGTCATGTTACACAAGAGAAGCTAGAGTTCAAGCATAGGCTTTCTATAGCTCTAGGGGCAGCTAAAG GTCTTGCTCATCTTCACTCACTAAGTCCCCGCTTGATTCATAAAGACTTTAAGACAGGAAatgttcttgtggatgaaaaTTTCATAGCTAAAGTTGCAGATGCGGGAGTACGCAATTTTCTTGGAAGATTTGAGGTTGCAGGTCCATCTTCTCAAGTGGCTGCTGATGAAATATTTCTTGCTGCAGA GGTTAGAGAGTTCCGACGATTTTCTGAGAAAAGCGATGCCTACAGTTTTGGTATATTTCTCCTGGAGCTAGTTAGCGGCCGTGAAGCAATGGATTTGCTATCTTCCGATTTGAATGTAAACATAGTTGAATGG GTGGAGAATTATCAAGATTCTGGAAACATATCTGCCATCATTGATCAAAGATTGGGTAATAGCTTCACCACAGAAGGCATGGAAGAGTTCATGCAATTGACTGTCCGGTGCGTGGACCCTTCGAGTGAAAGGCGGCCTACCATGAGTTATGTGGTGATGGAACTGGATCGGATACTGGAGAAAGAAATGAGCTTGACAACAATCATGGGAGAAGGAACTCCAGTTGTGACTCTCGGAAGCCAACTTTTTCGGGCTTCAAAATAA
- the LOC132623717 gene encoding probable leucine-rich repeat receptor-like protein kinase At5g49770 isoform X1, protein MSRTLAAIVGGAAGAVALVVIVLVILCFCIFHKRTISRTSETGSSDPSVQVGKTAGVELTLRDARRFRIEELSSATKGFSDKSLIGQGKFGEVYKGLLHDGMLVAIKRRSAGPSHEFIDEVRYLSSIQHRNLVTLLGYCQENDQQILVYEYIPNGSVSIHLYGGGHVTQEKLEFKHRLSIALGAAKGLAHLHSLSPRLIHKDFKTGNVLVDENFIAKVADAGVRNFLGRFEVAGPSSQVAADEIFLAAEVREFRRFSEKSDAYSFGIFLLELVSGREAMDLLSSDLNVNIVEWVENYQDSGNISAIIDQRLGNSFTTEGMEEFMQLTVRCVDPSSERRPTMSYVVMELDRILEKEMSLTTIMGEGTPVVTLGSQLFRASK, encoded by the exons ATGTCAAGGACTCTTGCAGCAATTGTAGGAGGTGCTGCAGGAGCCGTGGCATTAGTGGTGATTGTCCTTGTCATTTTATGCTTCTGTATTTTTCATAAAAGGACCATTTCAAGAACTTCTGAGACAGGATCTTCTGATCCATCTGTTCAAG TTGGAAAAACTGCTGGGGTTGAATTGACCTTACGAGATGCCAGACGCTTCCGGATAGAAGAATTGTCTTCCGCGACAAAAGGTTTTAGTGACAAGAGTTTGATTGGCCAAGGAAAATTTGGGGAGGTGTACAAGGGATTGCTTCATGATGGTATGCTTGTAGCAATAAAAAGGCGATCTGCTGGCCCTAGTCACGAGTTTATTGATGAG GTTCGCTATCTCTCATCTATTCAGCACCGGAACTTAGTCACCCTCTTAGGATACTGCCAGGAAAATGATCAGCAGATTCTTGTCTATGAGTACATACCGAATGGAAGTGTATCCATTCACTTATATG GCGGCGGTCATGTTACACAAGAGAAGCTAGAGTTCAAGCATAGGCTTTCTATAGCTCTAGGGGCAGCTAAAG GTCTTGCTCATCTTCACTCACTAAGTCCCCGCTTGATTCATAAAGACTTTAAGACAGGAAatgttcttgtggatgaaaaTTTCATAGCTAAAGTTGCAGATGCGGGAGTACGCAATTTTCTTGGAAGATTTGAGGTTGCAGGTCCATCTTCTCAAGTGGCTGCTGATGAAATATTTCTTGCTGCAGA GGTTAGAGAGTTCCGACGATTTTCTGAGAAAAGCGATGCCTACAGTTTTGGTATATTTCTCCTGGAGCTAGTTAGCGGCCGTGAAGCAATGGATTTGCTATCTTCCGATTTGAATGTAAACATAGTTGAATGG GTGGAGAATTATCAAGATTCTGGAAACATATCTGCCATCATTGATCAAAGATTGGGTAATAGCTTCACCACAGAAGGCATGGAAGAGTTCATGCAATTGACTGTCCGGTGCGTGGACCCTTCGAGTGAAAGGCGGCCTACCATGAGTTATGTGGTGATGGAACTGGATCGGATACTGGAGAAAGAAATGAGCTTGACAACAATCATGGGAGAAGGAACTCCAGTTGTGACTCTCGGAAGCCAACTTTTTCGGGCTTCAAAATAA